A section of the Bradyrhizobium oligotrophicum S58 genome encodes:
- a CDS encoding GPW/gp25 family protein codes for MTASAGYLGRGWAFPPQFGPDGSDVAMVAGEDDIAQSLTILFGTALGERVMRQDFGCDVFRYMFEEIDQTLLTSIREAVSDAILYHETRIRLDGVDVTNDGQTPGLVLIAIRYTVRANNSRFNMVYPYYLNEAVRAAP; via the coding sequence ATGACCGCGTCAGCCGGTTATCTCGGGCGCGGCTGGGCGTTTCCGCCGCAGTTCGGCCCCGACGGATCCGACGTCGCCATGGTCGCCGGCGAGGATGACATTGCCCAGAGCCTGACGATCCTGTTCGGCACGGCGCTCGGCGAGCGCGTGATGCGGCAGGATTTCGGCTGCGACGTGTTCCGCTACATGTTCGAGGAGATCGACCAGACTCTGCTGACGTCGATCCGAGAGGCCGTGTCGGACGCGATCCTCTATCACGAGACGCGTATTCGCCTCGACGGCGTCGATGTCACGAATGACGGCCAGACTCCTGGCCTCGTGCTGATCGCGATCCGCTACACGGTCCGCGCCAACAATTCCCGTTTCAACATGGTCTATCCCTATTATCTCAACGAAGCGGTGAGAGCTGCGCCGTGA
- a CDS encoding phage baseplate assembly protein V, translating to MADGFTIPTILVAGSAMPPGFALLSIDVSHSVNRIPTAMISIQANGAVADEVPLMAGGPFKPAGEVEIKLRRAGEDDISVFKGIVTAFFVHTRDGQPTLDVVVKDKAVKLTGARHSRIWTDTTDSDAIRSIVSDASLTVDDVPDTTPSHKTLVQHDCTDWDFILTRADAQGLGATAFDGKVSLKKLAVDGDTAYGFSLGLDPITDLHFELDAASQAPSVDGIAWDPKQLAPAEPATAEMLSLPQGEIGTASIGDELGMPPVRLTHMVPLQPDEVKAWTNARAARARLALIRGRMSVAGLPSAKPMDIAELAGLGDLLNGKVLVTGVRHRLDSHGFSTDLQFGLSSEPAGRLPELANMEAGGLLPPISGLHLGTIADSSGDDPENESRIQVSVSSVLTEPPKPLWARIASPDAGDKRGFCFRPEPGDEVLVGFLGGDPRHPIVLGRLWGGKNKLPSGFTDAKQKGIVGRKDTRVVLSEADKPSITISTPGGRTVILDDDGESITLSDKNNNKFTLDANGITIDSAKDLVIQAKGAIKIKGSTIDLN from the coding sequence GTGGCGGACGGCTTCACCATTCCCACGATCCTCGTCGCCGGAAGCGCGATGCCGCCTGGCTTTGCGCTGCTCTCGATCGACGTGTCGCATTCCGTGAACCGCATTCCCACCGCGATGATTTCGATCCAAGCCAACGGAGCGGTGGCGGACGAGGTGCCGCTGATGGCCGGCGGCCCATTCAAGCCGGCGGGGGAGGTGGAGATCAAGCTGCGCCGCGCCGGCGAAGACGACATCAGCGTGTTCAAGGGTATCGTCACCGCCTTCTTCGTCCACACGCGCGATGGCCAGCCGACGCTGGACGTGGTCGTCAAGGACAAGGCCGTCAAGCTGACCGGCGCGCGCCATAGCCGGATCTGGACCGACACCACGGACAGCGACGCGATCCGTTCCATCGTGAGCGACGCGTCGCTGACGGTAGACGACGTGCCCGACACGACCCCGTCGCACAAAACCCTGGTGCAGCATGATTGCACCGACTGGGATTTCATCCTGACCCGTGCCGATGCCCAAGGCCTGGGCGCCACGGCCTTCGACGGCAAGGTGTCACTGAAGAAGCTCGCGGTCGATGGCGACACCGCCTACGGCTTCTCGCTCGGGCTCGATCCGATCACCGACCTCCATTTCGAGCTGGACGCCGCGAGCCAGGCTCCGAGCGTCGACGGCATCGCTTGGGACCCGAAGCAGCTGGCGCCTGCGGAGCCTGCCACGGCCGAAATGCTCAGCCTGCCGCAGGGCGAGATCGGGACCGCATCGATCGGCGATGAACTCGGCATGCCGCCGGTTCGTCTTACCCATATGGTCCCGCTGCAGCCGGACGAAGTCAAAGCCTGGACGAACGCGCGCGCGGCCCGCGCACGGCTGGCGCTGATCCGCGGCCGCATGTCCGTGGCAGGCCTTCCCAGCGCCAAGCCGATGGATATTGCCGAGCTGGCCGGCCTCGGCGATCTGCTCAACGGCAAGGTGCTCGTGACGGGCGTGCGCCACCGGCTCGACTCGCACGGCTTCTCGACCGACCTTCAGTTCGGCCTGTCGTCGGAGCCCGCGGGCCGGCTGCCCGAGCTCGCCAACATGGAAGCCGGCGGCCTGCTGCCGCCGATCTCGGGGCTTCATCTCGGCACCATCGCCGACTCGTCGGGGGACGACCCGGAGAACGAAAGCCGTATCCAGGTCAGCGTCTCCTCCGTTCTCACCGAGCCGCCGAAGCCGCTATGGGCGCGGATCGCCAGCCCCGACGCCGGCGACAAGCGCGGCTTCTGCTTCAGGCCGGAGCCAGGCGATGAAGTTCTCGTCGGTTTCCTCGGCGGCGATCCACGGCATCCGATCGTGCTCGGCCGTCTCTGGGGCGGCAAGAACAAGCTTCCTTCGGGGTTCACCGATGCCAAGCAGAAAGGCATCGTCGGCAGGAAGGACACGCGCGTCGTACTGTCGGAAGCCGACAAGCCGTCGATCACGATCAGCACGCCGGGCGGACGGACCGTCATCCTCGACGACGACGGCGAGAGCATCACGCTGTCGGACAAGAACAACAACAAGTTCACCTTGGATGCGAACGGCATCACCATCGACTCAGCCAAGGACCTCGTCATCCAGGCCAAGGGAGCCATCAAGATCAAGGGCAGCACGATCGACCTGAACTGA
- a CDS encoding baseplate J/gp47 family protein produces the protein MAPQPPTEIPSPRRDGTSQFARLQATMIISDRYPDGVGVDERTTRDLLGFLRTYVEHLVYYDADNQPAGDWSGLLGDLTDDQIISFIDNPAAASDDRLRRPHLVLLLALFRLLGTARDALNGLVPRHLDYYYRDVLRLSPKPPVPDQVFVLFDLANGAQAVQIPAGTRLPAGRDAAKRERFFRTDADVVVNRAKISRLTTVFTDKLLIGLAEARDPRKGALGTKEDRFIAMLRLALGEPSPGGPLPSYAGKPVTYALLQSLAALVAFAPTTLHLQHFELRELIDRKRTRDNAGADWTKINAILQTAGRDARHDPNFVLNPANPRDFNANLATALNGAPNFAGLPEITTVDDLYVQRYRRDVQDAIVQKLHMPLVTFVTMMDLKRASDADWRVINGLLEHAGQDKRNKKDYSLPVTDPADFTGNMKEAVGPIDYTPTGTTSIDTYAAAVCNLEAYFFMSAEVFGSMMATAEQPEASVSEHAWQQVYDNLEEALRKKVFAARREVLRKMREQAGDPAAGLQLILAGAAGASPSATTGQLLEELKDWAPAADIQALKAIADAPKTASADQWLQAYDILERASRKRTQLPDPQPLRQDWLNLYAYADAPAVHPSPELESRWKTFGAAPPAQSPDQAPPETLGLAIGSPLFALSAGTRQITFNFGFYDDGGELIVAAPEQPFSVQVSTADGWVTLSADKVEVAGDANVDYSKLDDIAPIPGTTKLIGLRVRLTLPSSMPALAPLPADQVLAGCPWPMVRLTLRQIWDGTLGRWVIRYARLRSLRLARIHMRAAVGSYIQPAQNGEPLGPLLLENDLGPLDGKRPFEPFGPQPDAGAMLWIGHADLQNKRLRAVKLRLDWMGGPANLKDVYKAYPLQDPFTAKVSLVSGPVITPQGGASSLFVSDPADRSGRTQDASKPQPLEIASVSDALQPYAVPSPSTTSASARNLPHALRLELSVGFGHRDYAGLAATKAIALAVDTAVFAKSGGTITAANYTVGQPYTPKLKSLTLDLLAGHELRMEAYQPGPSSDMVFHLHPFGIAEARAAATGFPLLADYGNEGELLIGLDGLRPPETLSLLFQMAEGSANADVDHPPIRWSVLDQNGWVDLPGEAVLHDGTRELINSGIITFALPEASPDARLPAGPYWLRASVSVGASAVCDAIAIHPQAALATRELQSTASADLTPLPVKTIKALFAPLPGIAAVRQPYASFGGRPAEDARSFYASSSERLRHKQRAVTAWDYERLVLRRFPGIYKAKCLPATSNEAAMDRRDALGLVRLIVIPDIRGKSLFDPFEPKASSATLADIADYLAPLLPGSARLSVENARYVQVRIRVGVRFVDQNNPALWKQRLNDDLNRFLSPWAFDDGADIMIGRRIYASSIVNFIDRRTYVDYVAGIKLFSSEDGDVFTLAPPGGPDGDSVGSERPDAVLVAARRHEIDLIADEIFPADQFKGLNYMKVELDFIVG, from the coding sequence ATGGCGCCGCAGCCCCCCACCGAGATCCCCTCGCCTCGCCGTGACGGCACCAGCCAGTTCGCGCGGCTGCAGGCGACCATGATCATCTCCGATCGATATCCGGACGGGGTCGGTGTCGACGAGCGGACGACGCGCGATCTTTTGGGGTTCCTGCGCACCTACGTCGAACACCTGGTCTACTACGATGCCGACAACCAGCCGGCCGGTGATTGGTCGGGGCTGCTTGGCGATCTGACCGACGATCAGATCATCTCCTTCATCGACAATCCCGCGGCGGCATCCGACGACAGGCTGCGCCGGCCGCATCTCGTGCTGCTGCTGGCCTTGTTCAGGCTGCTTGGCACGGCGCGAGACGCGCTGAACGGCCTCGTGCCGCGCCATCTCGACTACTACTATCGCGACGTGCTGCGGCTCTCGCCGAAGCCACCGGTGCCCGACCAGGTATTCGTGCTGTTCGACCTCGCCAATGGCGCGCAGGCGGTGCAGATCCCCGCGGGCACCCGGCTGCCGGCGGGGCGCGATGCCGCCAAGCGCGAGCGCTTCTTTCGCACCGATGCCGACGTCGTGGTCAACCGCGCCAAGATCAGCAGGCTGACGACTGTCTTCACGGACAAGCTCCTGATCGGGCTCGCCGAGGCGCGCGACCCCAGGAAGGGCGCACTCGGCACCAAGGAGGACCGCTTCATCGCGATGCTGCGGCTGGCCCTCGGCGAGCCTTCGCCCGGCGGCCCGTTGCCGTCCTATGCTGGCAAGCCCGTCACCTACGCCCTGCTGCAGTCGCTCGCGGCACTGGTCGCCTTCGCGCCGACGACGCTTCACCTGCAACATTTCGAATTGCGCGAGCTGATCGACCGCAAGCGCACTCGCGACAATGCCGGCGCCGACTGGACCAAGATCAACGCCATCCTTCAAACGGCAGGACGCGACGCCCGCCACGATCCGAACTTTGTGCTCAATCCGGCCAATCCGCGCGACTTCAACGCCAACCTCGCCACCGCGCTGAACGGCGCCCCCAACTTTGCTGGTCTGCCGGAGATCACGACCGTCGACGATCTCTACGTGCAGCGCTACCGCCGGGACGTGCAGGATGCGATTGTGCAGAAGCTGCACATGCCTCTCGTGACCTTCGTCACGATGATGGATCTCAAGCGCGCCTCCGATGCCGATTGGCGCGTCATCAACGGCCTGCTCGAACATGCCGGCCAGGACAAGCGCAACAAAAAAGACTACAGCCTGCCGGTGACCGATCCCGCCGACTTCACGGGCAACATGAAGGAGGCCGTCGGACCGATCGACTACACGCCGACCGGCACGACCTCGATCGACACCTATGCCGCCGCCGTCTGCAACCTCGAAGCCTACTTCTTCATGTCGGCCGAGGTATTCGGCAGCATGATGGCGACCGCCGAGCAGCCTGAAGCCAGCGTGTCCGAACATGCATGGCAGCAGGTCTACGACAATCTCGAAGAGGCCCTGCGGAAGAAGGTGTTTGCGGCAAGGCGCGAGGTGCTGCGCAAGATGCGTGAGCAAGCCGGCGATCCCGCCGCCGGCCTTCAATTGATCCTCGCCGGTGCCGCCGGCGCATCGCCCAGCGCCACGACGGGCCAGCTTCTGGAGGAGTTGAAGGACTGGGCGCCGGCGGCGGACATACAGGCCCTCAAGGCGATCGCGGATGCGCCGAAGACGGCAAGCGCCGACCAATGGCTTCAGGCCTACGACATTCTCGAACGCGCCTCGCGCAAGCGCACCCAGCTGCCGGATCCGCAGCCACTCCGTCAGGACTGGCTCAATCTCTATGCCTATGCGGACGCGCCGGCCGTGCATCCGAGCCCGGAGCTCGAGTCACGCTGGAAAACATTTGGTGCAGCACCGCCGGCGCAATCACCGGATCAGGCGCCGCCTGAGACCCTTGGGCTTGCGATTGGCTCGCCGCTGTTCGCGCTCAGCGCCGGGACACGGCAGATCACCTTCAATTTCGGCTTCTACGACGATGGCGGCGAGCTGATCGTCGCCGCGCCCGAACAGCCGTTCTCGGTTCAAGTCAGCACGGCCGACGGCTGGGTCACGCTGTCAGCCGACAAGGTGGAGGTCGCGGGCGATGCCAATGTCGACTACAGCAAGCTCGACGACATCGCACCGATCCCCGGCACGACAAAGCTGATCGGCCTGCGCGTTCGGCTCACTCTGCCTTCGAGCATGCCGGCACTTGCGCCGCTGCCGGCGGATCAGGTGCTCGCAGGGTGCCCGTGGCCGATGGTGCGGCTGACGCTGCGCCAGATCTGGGACGGCACGCTCGGCCGCTGGGTGATCCGCTACGCGCGGCTGCGCTCGCTGCGGCTCGCGCGCATCCACATGCGCGCGGCCGTCGGATCCTACATCCAGCCGGCGCAGAACGGCGAGCCGCTCGGCCCGCTGCTGCTGGAAAACGACCTCGGCCCACTCGACGGCAAGCGGCCGTTCGAACCCTTTGGACCGCAGCCGGACGCCGGCGCCATGCTCTGGATCGGGCATGCCGATCTTCAGAACAAGCGGCTGCGGGCCGTCAAACTGCGGCTCGACTGGATGGGCGGTCCAGCCAATCTCAAAGACGTCTATAAGGCCTACCCGCTGCAGGATCCGTTCACGGCCAAGGTCAGCCTGGTTTCTGGTCCCGTGATCACGCCGCAAGGCGGCGCAAGCTCGCTGTTCGTCAGCGACCCAGCCGACCGAAGCGGCCGAACGCAGGACGCCAGCAAACCACAGCCCCTCGAGATCGCGTCCGTCAGCGACGCCTTACAGCCCTACGCCGTTCCCTCGCCGTCCACCACATCCGCGTCGGCGCGCAATCTGCCGCATGCGCTACGGCTCGAATTGTCCGTCGGCTTCGGCCATCGCGACTATGCCGGGCTTGCCGCGACCAAGGCGATTGCGCTTGCGGTCGATACGGCCGTCTTCGCCAAGTCCGGCGGCACGATCACCGCGGCCAACTATACGGTCGGCCAGCCCTACACACCCAAGCTGAAATCGCTCACGCTCGATCTGCTGGCCGGGCACGAGTTGCGGATGGAAGCCTATCAGCCGGGTCCGTCGTCGGACATGGTATTTCATCTGCACCCGTTCGGGATCGCGGAGGCTCGCGCGGCCGCGACCGGCTTCCCCCTGCTCGCCGATTACGGCAATGAGGGCGAGCTGTTGATCGGCCTCGACGGGTTGCGTCCGCCCGAAACGCTGTCGCTGCTGTTCCAGATGGCCGAGGGCAGCGCCAATGCCGATGTCGACCATCCGCCGATCCGCTGGAGCGTGCTCGACCAGAACGGCTGGGTGGACCTCCCGGGCGAGGCGGTCCTGCACGACGGCACCCGCGAGTTGATCAACTCCGGCATCATCACCTTCGCACTGCCGGAGGCTTCGCCGGACGCGCGATTGCCCGCGGGGCCCTATTGGCTGCGCGCCAGCGTATCCGTGGGCGCGAGCGCCGTCTGTGACGCCATCGCGATCCATCCGCAGGCGGCGCTCGCAACGCGTGAGCTGCAAAGCACCGCCTCGGCCGATCTGACGCCGCTGCCGGTGAAGACGATCAAGGCGTTGTTTGCACCGTTGCCCGGCATTGCCGCAGTTCGCCAGCCCTATGCCTCGTTCGGCGGCCGGCCGGCTGAGGACGCGCGCAGCTTCTATGCCTCGTCGAGCGAACGGCTGCGGCACAAGCAGCGTGCTGTCACGGCTTGGGATTATGAGCGCCTGGTGCTGCGTCGCTTTCCGGGCATCTACAAAGCCAAGTGCCTGCCGGCGACCTCGAACGAGGCCGCAATGGACCGACGCGACGCTCTCGGCTTGGTGCGGCTGATCGTCATTCCGGACATTCGCGGCAAGAGCCTGTTCGATCCGTTCGAGCCGAAGGCTTCGTCGGCGACGCTCGCCGACATTGCAGATTATCTGGCGCCGCTGCTGCCGGGGTCGGCGCGGCTCAGCGTCGAGAACGCCAGATATGTCCAGGTACGCATCCGGGTCGGCGTCCGCTTCGTCGACCAGAACAATCCGGCGCTGTGGAAACAGCGGCTCAACGACGATCTCAACCGCTTCCTGTCGCCCTGGGCATTCGATGACGGCGCCGACATCATGATCGGGCGCCGCATCTATGCCAGCAGCATCGTCAACTTCATCGACCGGCGGACCTATGTCGACTACGTCGCAGGCATCAAGCTGTTCTCGAGCGAGGACGGCGACGTCTTCACGCTGGCGCCGCCGGGCGGCCCGGATGGAGACAGCGTCGGCTCGGAGCGTCCGGACGCCGTGCTGGTCGCGGCGCGCCGCCATGAGATCGATCTGATCGCCGACGAGATCTTCCCGGCCGATCAGTTCAAGGGACTGAACTACATGAAAGTCGAGCTCGATTTCATCGTCGGATAG